In Pleurodeles waltl isolate 20211129_DDA chromosome 5, aPleWal1.hap1.20221129, whole genome shotgun sequence, one genomic interval encodes:
- the OLIG3 gene encoding oligodendrocyte transcription factor 3 — MNSDSSCGSSRASSPDMDEMYLQRRLGAVSASQGELQLHHMALARRGSKDSGDGGSKYKLKKPLSEQDLQQLRLKINGRERKRMHDLNLAMDGLREVMPYAHGPSVRKLSKIATLLLARNYILMLSGSLDEMKRLLAEVYGGGHHSAFHCGPAAPAGAHPLLGGASSGPASLPGLGALRPSLLKSPPPPPPPPLPLGGFPHWAGLPCPCPACQGPPHLSSLHTAAMSRLSAEAKELLK, encoded by the coding sequence ATGAACTCGGACTCGAGCTGCGGCTCCAGCCGGGCCTCCTCGCCGGACATGGACGAGATGTACCTGCAGCGCCGCCTGGGCGCCGTGTCGGCGTCCCAGGGCGAGCTGCAGCTGCACCACATGGCCCTGGCGCGCCGCGGCTCCAAGGACTCGGGCGACGGCGGCTCCAAGTACAAGCTGAAGAAGCCGCTCTCCGAGCAGGACCTGCAGCAGCTGCGGCTCAAGATCAACGGGCGCGAGCGCAAGCGCATGCACGACCTGAACCTGGCCATGGACGGCCTGCGCGAGGTCATGCCCTACGCGCACGGGCCCTCGGTGCGCAAGCTCTCCAAGATCGCCACGCTCCTGCTCGCGCGCAACTACATCCTCATGCTCTCCGGCTCCCTGGACGAGATGAAGCGCCTCCTGGCCGAGGTCTACGGCGGCGGCCACCACTCGGCCTTCCACTGCGGGCCGGCCGCGCCGGCGGGCGCGCACCCGCTGCTGGGCGGGGCCTCCTCCGGCCCGGCCTCCTTGCCCGGCCTGGGCGCGCTGCGGCCCTCCCTGCTCAAGAGCCCGCCTCCGCCGCCGCCTCCGCCGCTGCCGCTGGGCGGCTTCCCGCACTGGGCCGGCCTGCCCTGCCCCTGCCCGGCCTGCCAGGGCCCGCCGCACCTGTCCAGCCTACACACGGCGGCCATGAGTAGACTGTCGGCCGAGGCCAAGGAGCTGCTCAAGTGA